One Phaseolus vulgaris cultivar G19833 chromosome 11, P. vulgaris v2.0, whole genome shotgun sequence genomic window carries:
- the LOC137820086 gene encoding ABC transporter F family member 1 encodes MVSDASKKKAAQKKAAAAAKRGGKAAAAAVVAAASSKAAEKAANGIADMHISDRTCTGVLCSHPLSRDIRIESLSVTFHGHDLIVDSELELNYGRRYGLLGLNGCGKSTLLTAIGHRELPIPDHMDIYHLTREIEASDMSALEAVISCDEERLKLEKEVELLSAQDDGGGESLERVYERLDALDAATAEKRAAEILHGLGFDKQMQAKKTRDFSGGWRMRIALARALFMNPTILLLDEPTNHLDLEACVWLEESLKKFERILVVISHSQDFLNGVCTNIIHMQSKKLKLYTGNYDQYVQTRSELEENQMKQYKWEQEQISSMKEYIARFGHGSAKLARQAQSKEKTLAKMERGGLAEKVVRDKVLVFRFTDVGKLPPPVLQFVEVAFGYTPDNLIYKNIDFGVDLDSRVALVGPNGAGKSTLLKLMTGDLMPSDGMVRRHNHLRIAQYHQHLAEKLDLEMSALQYMIREYPGNEEEKMRAAIGKFGLSGKAQVMPMKNLSDGQRSRVIFAWLAWRQPQMLLLDEPTNHLDIETIDSLAEALNEWDGGLVLVSHDFRLINQVAHEIWICANQSVTRWEGDIMEFKAHLKAKAGLSD; translated from the exons ATGGTGTCCGACGCTAGCAAGAAAAAGGCTGCACAGAAGAAGGCCGCCGCCGCCGCTAAAAGAGGTGGAAAGGCCGCCGCCGCTGCTGTCGTCGCCGCTGCTTCTTCCAAAGCCGCCGAGAAGGCTGCCAACGGAATTGCTGATATGCATATATCGGATCGGACCTGTACTGGAGTCCTCTGTTCACATCCTCTTTCTAGAGATATTCGA ATAGAATCTCTATCTGTTACATTCCATGGTCATGATCTCATTGTTGATTCCGAACTGGAGCTTAATTATGGAAG GCGTTATGGTTTACTTGGGTTAAATGGTTGTGGAAAATCTACACTGCTTACAGCCATTGGTCATCGGGAACTTCCAATTCCTGACCATATGGATATCTACCACCTTACGAGGGAGATTGAAGCCTCTGACATGTCTGCTCTGGAAGCTGTCATAAGCTGTGACGAAGAAAGGTTGAAATTGGAGAAAGAAGTTGAACTTTTGTCTGCACAG GATGATGGAGGCGGTGAATCCCTGGAACGTGTTTATGAGCGATTGGATGCCCTAGATGCAGCAACTGCAGAAAAGCGTGCTGCTGAAATCTTACATGGTCTAGGCTTTGACAAGCAAATGCAGGCAAAAAAGACACGTGATTTTTCTGGTGGTTGGAGAATGAGAATTGCATTAGCACGAGCCCTATTCATGAACCCAACCATTCTTCTACTCGATGAGCCAACCAATCATCTTG ATTTGGAAGCTTGTGTGTGGCTGGAGGAGAGTTTGAAGAAGTTTGAACGTATTCTGGTTGTGATTTCACACTCTCAGGACTTTCTTAATGGTGTCTGCACAAATATTATCCACATGCAAAGCAAAAAACTGAAGCTTTATACTGGTAACTATGATCAATATGTTCAGACACGTTCTGAGCTAGAAGAGAACCAGATGAAACAGTATAAGTGGGAGCAGGAGCAGATTTCCTCGATGAAGGAATATATTGCTCGATTTGGTCATGGTTCTGCCAAACTAGCTCGCCAGGCACAGAGTAAGGAGAAAACATTGGCAAAAATGGAACGTGGTGGGCTTGCAGAGAAGGTGGTCAGGGACAAGGTTTTGGTATTCCGTTTTACTGATGTTGGAAAACTCCCCCCTCCTGTTCTCCAGTTTGTTGAGGTGGCATTTGGTTACACTCCGGATAACCTCATATACAAGAACATTGACTTTGGGGTTGATTTAGATTCTAGGGTTGCACTGGTTGGACCCAATGGTGCTGGGAAGAGTACACTACTGAAGCTAATGACAGGTGATTTGATGCCTAGTGATGGCATGGTTAGGCGCCATAATCATCTTCGGATTGCTCAATATCACCAGCATCTGGCTGAAAAGCTAGACTTGGAGATGTCTGCTCTACAGTATATGATTAGAGAATATCCTGGAAACGAGGAAGAGAAGATGAGGGCAGCGATTGGAAAGTTTGGCCTATCAGGTAAAGCCCAGGTGATGCCAATGAAGAACTTGTCTGATGGGCAGAGGAGTCGAGTGATATTTGCTTGGTTAGCTTGGAGGCAGCCGCAAATGCTTCTTTTGGATGAACCAACTAATCATTTGGATATTGAGACAATTGATTCTTTGGCTGAGGCATTGAATGAATGGGACGGTGGCTTGGTGCTTGTGAGCCATGATTTCAGGCTCATAAATCAGGTGGCCCATGAAATATGGATATGTGCTAATCAAAGTGTGACTAGATGGGAGGGTGACATTATGGAATTCAAGGCGCATCTAAAGGCCAAGGCTGGTTTATCTGATTGA
- the LOC137824016 gene encoding cell division cycle protein 48 homolog: MAHHAESSDSNSGKKDFSTAILERKKSPNRLIIDEALKDENSVVSMHPQTMERNQFFHGDTILIKGKKRRDTVCIVLADENCEEPKLRMNKVVRSNLRVRLGDVVSVHTCPDVLYGKRVHILPLDDTIEGVTGNLFDAYLKPYFLEAYRPVRKGDLFMVRGGMRSVEFKVIETDPGEYCVVAPDTEIFCEGEPVKREDEERLDEVGYDDVGGVRKQMAQIRELVELPLRHPQLFKSIGVKPPKGILLYGPPGSGKTLIARAVANETGAFFFCINGPEIMSKLAGESESNLRKAFEEAEKNAPSIIFIDEIDSIAPKREKTHGEVERRIVSQLLTLMDGLKSRAHVIVIGATNRPNSIDPALRRFGRFDREIDIGVPDEVGRLEVLRIHTKNMKLSDDVDLERISKDTHGYVGADLAALCTEAALQCIREKMDVIDLEDESIDAEILNSMAVSNEHFHTALGTSNPSALRETVVEVPNVSWEDIGGLENVKRELQETVQYPVEHPEKFEKFGMSPSKGVLFYGPPGCGKTLLAKAIANECQANFISVKGPELLTMWFGESEANVREIFDKARQSAPCVLFFDELDSIATQRGSSVGDAGGAADRVLNQLLTEMDGMSAKKTVFIIGATNRPDIIDPALLRPGRLDQLIYIPLPDEESRYQIFKACMRKSPVSKDVDLGALAKYTQGFSGADITEICQRACKYAIRENIEKDIELEKKRRENPEAMDEDNEEDVAEIKAAHFEESMKFARRSVSDADIRKYQAFAQTLQQSRGFGSDFRFPDTSGTTVGSDPFATSAAVAEEDDLYS, from the exons ATGGCTCACCATGCTGAATCCTCCGACTC GAACTCTGGGAAGAAAGACTTCTCGACAGCGATTCTCGAGCGGAAGAAATCGCCGAACCGATTGATCATCGACGAAGCTCTTAAGGATGAAAACTCAGTGGTTTCAATGCACCCTCAAACCATGgagagaaatcaattttttcatGGGGATACTATCCTCATCAAG GGGAAGAAACGTAGGGACACGGTTTGCATTGTTCTTGCAGACGAGAATTGTGAGGAGCCCAAGTTGAGGATGAACAAAGTTGTTAGGTCGAATTTGAGGGTTCGTCTTGGCGATGTTGTGTCTGTGCATACGTGCCCTGATGTTCTGTATGGGAAGCGTGTCCACATTCTTCCCCTTGATGATACCATTGAAGGTGTCACTGGCAATCTCTTTGATGCATATTTGAAAC CATATTTCTTGGAGGCTTATCGTCCTGTTAGAAAGGGAGATCTATTTATGGTTCGAGGAGGGATGAGAAGTGTAGAGTTTAAGGTCATTGAAACTGATCCTGGGGAGTATTGTGTGGTTGCTCCAGACACTGAAATATTCTGTGAGGGGGAACCTGTGAaaagagaagatgaagaaagGCTGGATGAGGTTGGGTATGATGATGTGGGTGGCGTCAGGAAGCAAATGGCACAGATTCGTGAGTTGGTAGAGCTTCCTCTTAGACATCCACAACTTTTTAAATCAATTGGTGTGAAACCACCCAAAGGAATTCTGCTGTATGGACCCCCAGGGTCTGGTAAGACCTTGATAGCAAGAGCTGTTGCTAATGAAACAGGAGCGTTCTTCTTTTGTATTAATGGACCAGAGATTATGTCCAAACTGGCTGGAGAGAGTGAAAGTAACCTTAGGAAAGCATTTGAAGAAGCTGAAAAGAATGCCCCCTCCATCATATTTATTGATGAGATTGATTCTATTGCACCCAAGCGGGAAAAAACACACGGTGAAGTTGAAAGGAGGATTGTTTCTCAACTTTTGACTCTAATGGATGGGTTGAAATCTCGTGCACATGTTATTGTTATTGGAGCTACAAATCGGCCAAATAGCATTGACCCTGCATTGAGAAGGTTTGGTAGATTTGATAGGGAAATTGATATTGGTGTTCCTGATGAAGTTGGGAGACTTGAAGTACTTCGCATACATACCAAAAACATGAAGCTTTCAGATGAT GTTGATTTGGAGAGAATTTCAAAAGATACTCATGGATATGTTGGTGCTGACCTTGCTGCCCTTTGCACTGAAGCTGCTCTGCAATGCATCCGGGAGAAGATGGATGTCATTGATTTGGAAGATGAGAGTATTGATGCTGAAATACTGAATTCTATGGCAGTTTCAAATGAACATTTCCATACTGCGTTAGGAACAAGCAATCCATCTGCTTTAAGAGAAAct GTTGTGGAGGTGCCTAATGTCAGCTGGGAAGATATTGGAGGTCTTGAGAATGTCAAGCGTGAGCTGCAAGAG ACTGTTCAATATCCTGTGGAGCACCCTGAAAAATTTGAGAAATTTGGTATGTCACCATCAAAAGGAGTTCTGTTCTATGGTCCTCCAGGATGTGGGAAAACTTTGTTGGCCAAAGCAATTGCCAATGAATGTCAAGCTAACTTCATCAGTGTGAAAGGCCCAGAATTACTCACTATGTGGTTTGGTGAAAGTGAGGCCAATGTCCGAGAAATTTTTGACAAGGCCAGACAATCAGCTCCATGTGTCCTCTTCTTTGACGAGCTTGATTCCATTGCTACCCAG AGAGGAAGTAGTGTTGGGGATGCTGGTGGAGCTGCTGATAGAGTTCTGAACCAACTTCTTACTGAAATGGATGGCATGTCTGCCAAAAAGACTGTGTTCATAATTGGGGCAACCAACCGACCTGACATCATTGACCCAGCACTTCTTCGGCCTGGTCGTCTAGATCAACTGATCTATATTCCTCTTCCTGATGAGGAGTCCCGTTATCAAATCTTCAAGGCATGCATGAGGAAGTCACCTGTCTCAAAAGATGTTGATTTGGGAGCACTAGCTAAGTATACTCAAGGCTTTAGTGGCGCTGATATAACAGAGATATGCCAGCGGGCATGCAAATATGCTATTAGAGAAAACATAGAAAAG GACATAGAGCTtgagaagaagagaagagaaaaccCTGAGGCCATGGACGAAGACAATGAAGAAGATGTTGCAGAGATCAAGGCTGCTCATTTTGAAGAGTCAATGAAGTTTGCACGTAGGAGTGTTAGTGATGCTGATATACGTAAATACCAGGCATTTGCTCAGACCTTACAACAATCCCGAGGCTTTGGAAGTGATTTTAGGTTTCCAGATACTAGTGGTACGACAGTTGGATCTGACCCCTTTGCAACTTCTGCTGCTGTGGCTGAAGAAGATGATCTGTATAgttag